A single region of the Streptomyces sp. NBC_00236 genome encodes:
- a CDS encoding ATP-binding protein, whose product MLKQGWFHLDGDFLQQALSDYSGQEILAYFDGRPPTWSDIVNGGLPQRGVTKALATELMNYSPKSPVGRLRLIHGASGEGKTTVAMQCAAEIARSAPASYVLWRTPGAGLDTQLVQSLPTGRHYILFSDDAEEIARDLFEVVNKVTRPDISYVAVARTIDWSHVRGDAYPWATHIGYRKTYLTGLDEADAELVVAAWSRHGEKGLGRLAEWEHNDARVSELLRAIREEAAIEDGALLGGMIRVRYGDYFTDRVRDLMRSLAAQRTPSGSTLSSAFLYIAAAHLARLQLPPNILAEALGVPTSRIMSEVVIPLRDEAAVTIAGGGVLTRHRLIAEACITVAEQVNVNLAETYSRLVQSAFRVGRHHFVRDYEKYTNLCRFFEKSRPEVAIAAARAAVDEEKNSLGYIHNLAHILRKTGQADEAAFISEKTSKMLPSMQDKNLSNKERVFYREWATTEGTLGNPAVSIWLSSISLSDLRESDSPGSGHIETALAAVGGTMATMHQNVPRDEFATGVRAAETLGHLLDLSRTAKSFFSRQRRLADEWGTPKMGLDDCKIALEKAITAAWAVRERDLPHLTSAPKLRFTAMYKDLGIA is encoded by the coding sequence ATGCTGAAACAAGGCTGGTTCCACTTAGATGGCGATTTCCTGCAGCAGGCCCTTTCCGATTATTCCGGCCAGGAGATCCTGGCATATTTCGACGGACGTCCGCCCACATGGAGCGATATCGTCAATGGAGGACTTCCGCAGCGAGGTGTAACCAAAGCGCTGGCCACGGAACTTATGAACTACTCGCCGAAATCACCTGTAGGACGACTGCGGCTCATCCACGGCGCAAGCGGCGAAGGAAAGACAACGGTCGCCATGCAGTGCGCGGCGGAAATAGCCAGATCTGCACCCGCTTCCTATGTCCTGTGGAGAACTCCAGGAGCAGGCCTCGACACGCAGCTTGTACAATCACTACCTACGGGTAGGCATTACATCCTATTTAGCGACGACGCAGAAGAAATCGCCCGCGACCTATTCGAAGTCGTCAACAAAGTCACGCGTCCAGATATTTCCTATGTCGCAGTTGCTCGCACAATCGATTGGTCTCATGTTCGCGGCGATGCATACCCGTGGGCGACGCATATCGGGTACCGGAAGACCTACCTAACCGGGCTGGACGAGGCTGACGCCGAGTTGGTAGTCGCCGCCTGGAGCCGGCATGGCGAAAAAGGGCTTGGCCGCCTTGCCGAGTGGGAGCACAACGATGCACGGGTCTCAGAACTCCTCAGGGCAATTCGCGAAGAGGCGGCCATAGAGGACGGAGCCCTCCTCGGCGGAATGATTCGTGTTCGCTATGGCGATTACTTCACGGATCGCGTGAGGGACCTGATGAGATCCCTCGCCGCCCAGAGAACCCCTTCAGGTTCTACCTTGTCCAGCGCCTTCCTTTACATCGCGGCTGCACATTTGGCACGCCTGCAGCTCCCACCAAACATTCTCGCAGAAGCACTTGGTGTGCCGACTTCTCGCATCATGAGCGAAGTCGTAATCCCTCTCCGCGACGAGGCAGCAGTCACCATTGCGGGGGGTGGCGTACTAACCCGACACCGGCTGATTGCCGAAGCGTGCATCACTGTCGCAGAGCAGGTTAATGTAAATCTCGCAGAGACATATAGCAGGCTAGTGCAGTCCGCCTTCCGCGTCGGACGGCATCACTTTGTTCGCGATTACGAAAAATACACGAACCTATGCCGCTTCTTCGAGAAATCTCGACCAGAGGTTGCTATTGCCGCAGCAAGAGCGGCCGTAGACGAGGAGAAGAACTCCCTTGGCTACATCCACAACCTCGCGCACATTCTTCGCAAGACAGGTCAGGCCGATGAAGCGGCGTTCATCTCGGAGAAAACATCCAAGATGCTCCCCTCAATGCAGGACAAGAATCTCTCAAACAAAGAGAGAGTATTTTACCGAGAATGGGCGACCACCGAAGGTACCCTCGGGAATCCGGCAGTTTCCATTTGGCTCTCATCGATCTCTCTATCGGATCTGCGCGAGAGTGACTCCCCTGGATCCGGCCACATTGAAACCGCCCTTGCAGCCGTGGGTGGAACCATGGCAACGATGCACCAAAATGTACCGCGGGATGAGTTCGCCACGGGCGTCCGAGCTGCAGAGACACTGGGGCACCTTCTCGACCTCAGCAGAACTGCAAAATCCTTCTTCTCGCGCCAGCGGCGACTGGCAGATGAGTGGGGTACTCCCAAAATGGGCCTCGATGACTGCAAAATCGCCCTCGAGAAGGCGATTACGGCTGCGTGGGCCGTGCGAGAGCGGGATTTGCCACATCTGACCTCAGCACCCAAACTCCGCTTTACGGCCATGTATAAAGATCTAGGAATTGCATGA
- a CDS encoding DNA polymerase III subunit gamma and tau has protein sequence MSSLALYRRYRPESFAEVIGQEHVTDPLQQALRNNRVNHAYLFSGPRGCGKTTSARILARCLNCEQGPTPSPCGECQSCQDLARNGPGSIDVIEIDAASHGGVDDARDLREKAFFGPASSRYKIYIIDEAHMVTSAGFNALLKVVEEPPEHLKFIFATTEPEKVIGTIRSRTHHYPFRLVPPGTLREYLAEVCGKENSHVEDGVLPLVVRAGAGSVRDSMSVMDQLLAGAADDGVTYAMATSLLGYTDGSLLDSIVDAFAAGDGAAAFEVVDRVIEGGNDPRRFVADLLERLRDLVILAAVPDAGEKGLIDAPADVVERMQAQASVFGAAELSRAADLVNEGLTEMRGATSPRLQVELICARVLLPAAFDDERSLQARLDRLERGASFATTGPGPSMGYVPGPEALAHAPAAPQAHAPVAPPAAAPAPPAYAQPEAGSGPAAARAAARGDAPPAAPAPAAPAPAPAPVQPPPAEAPVAGQRPGAWPAAAAPEQGRRPGGWPTASTPGQAPAPQAAAPAPAPTTPAAAPAPAAEPAPGATQGAAQVRNMWPDILEAVKGRRRFTWILLSQNAQVTGFDGSTLQIGFLNAGARDNFASSGSEEVLKQALAERFNAQWKIEAIVDPSGGAGQPPPVGGGRPSASAPPAPQRPAAPAPQQYEPRPAPERQQPGGSAPEPAPPSYTAPEPPRSVAPEDDTPEADDPDLVDSALSGHDLIVRELGATVVEEFTNE, from the coding sequence GTGTCGTCCCTTGCGCTGTACCGCCGCTACCGCCCCGAGTCGTTCGCCGAGGTCATCGGTCAGGAGCATGTCACTGACCCGCTGCAGCAGGCCCTGCGGAACAACCGGGTCAATCACGCGTACCTGTTCAGCGGTCCGCGAGGCTGTGGCAAGACGACCAGCGCGCGCATCCTCGCGCGCTGTCTGAACTGTGAGCAGGGGCCCACGCCCTCGCCCTGCGGGGAGTGCCAGTCCTGCCAGGACCTCGCGCGCAACGGGCCGGGATCGATCGATGTGATCGAGATCGACGCCGCCTCGCACGGTGGTGTGGACGATGCCCGTGACCTGCGGGAGAAGGCGTTCTTCGGGCCCGCATCGAGTCGTTACAAGATCTACATCATCGACGAGGCGCACATGGTCACCTCGGCGGGGTTCAACGCCCTGCTGAAGGTGGTCGAGGAGCCGCCGGAGCACCTCAAGTTCATCTTCGCGACCACGGAGCCCGAGAAGGTCATCGGCACCATCCGGTCGCGTACCCATCACTACCCGTTCCGGCTCGTGCCGCCCGGGACGCTGCGTGAGTACCTCGCCGAGGTGTGCGGCAAGGAGAACAGCCACGTCGAGGACGGGGTGCTCCCGCTCGTCGTGCGGGCCGGTGCCGGATCCGTGCGTGACTCGATGTCGGTCATGGACCAGCTGCTGGCCGGCGCCGCCGACGACGGTGTGACATACGCCATGGCGACGTCCCTGCTCGGTTATACGGACGGCTCCCTGCTCGACTCGATCGTGGACGCCTTCGCGGCGGGCGACGGTGCCGCCGCCTTCGAGGTCGTGGACCGGGTGATCGAGGGCGGCAACGACCCGCGCCGGTTCGTCGCCGACCTCCTGGAGCGGTTGCGCGACCTGGTGATCCTGGCCGCCGTGCCGGACGCCGGGGAGAAGGGCCTCATCGACGCACCGGCCGACGTCGTCGAGCGGATGCAGGCCCAGGCGTCCGTCTTCGGCGCCGCCGAGCTCAGCCGCGCCGCCGACCTGGTGAACGAGGGACTGACGGAGATGCGGGGCGCGACCTCGCCGCGGCTGCAGGTCGAGCTGATCTGCGCCCGGGTGCTGCTGCCCGCGGCCTTCGACGACGAGCGTTCCCTCCAGGCCAGGCTCGACCGGCTGGAGCGGGGCGCGTCCTTCGCCACCACCGGGCCGGGGCCCTCGATGGGGTACGTGCCCGGGCCCGAGGCACTGGCACACGCCCCGGCCGCACCGCAGGCACACGCCCCGGTCGCGCCTCCGGCCGCTGCCCCCGCGCCGCCCGCCTACGCGCAGCCGGAGGCCGGATCGGGGCCCGCAGCCGCGCGTGCGGCTGCGCGTGGGGACGCGCCCCCGGCCGCTCCCGCACCGGCTGCTCCCGCGCCTGCCCCCGCTCCCGTGCAGCCGCCGCCCGCCGAGGCGCCGGTGGCCGGACAGCGGCCCGGCGCCTGGCCCGCCGCCGCCGCGCCCGAGCAGGGCCGGCGCCCCGGAGGCTGGCCCACCGCCTCCACCCCGGGTCAGGCCCCCGCGCCCCAGGCCGCCGCCCCCGCACCGGCTCCCACCACACCCGCCGCCGCTCCGGCGCCCGCCGCCGAGCCCGCTCCGGGTGCGACACAGGGCGCCGCGCAGGTGCGCAACATGTGGCCCGACATCCTGGAGGCGGTCAAGGGCCGCCGCCGGTTCACCTGGATCCTGCTCAGCCAGAACGCCCAGGTCACCGGCTTCGACGGCAGCACCCTGCAGATCGGCTTCCTCAACGCCGGCGCCCGCGACAACTTCGCGAGCAGCGGCAGCGAGGAGGTGCTGAAGCAGGCCCTGGCCGAGCGGTTCAACGCGCAGTGGAAGATCGAGGCGATCGTCGACCCGTCGGGCGGCGCCGGACAGCCCCCGCCGGTCGGCGGCGGCCGCCCCTCCGCGTCCGCGCCGCCGGCACCGCAGCGCCCCGCAGCCCCCGCCCCGCAGCAGTACGAGCCCCGGCCCGCGCCGGAGCGGCAGCAGCCCGGCGGCTCCGCCCCGGAACCCGCACCCCCGTCGTACACCGCTCCCGAACCACCCCGGTCGGTCGCCCCCGAGGACGACACCCCCGAGGCCGACGACCCCGACCTCGTCGACTCCGCACTGTCAGGCCATGACCTGATCGTCCGCGAACTGGGCGCCACGGTCGTCGAGGAGTTCACCAACGAGTGA
- the purD gene encoding phosphoribosylamine--glycine ligase → MKVLVIGGGAREHALCRSLSLDPDVTALYCAPGNAGIAEVAELHPVDALDGAAVARLATELGAELVVVGPEAPLVAGVADAVRAAGVPCFGPSGKAAQLEGSKAFAKDVMAGAGVPTARSYVCTTPAEIDTALDAFGAPYVVKDDGLAAGKGVVVTDDIEAARAHALACDRVVIEEFLDGPEVSLFAITDGTTVLPLQPAQDFKRALDNDEGPNTGGMGAYSPLPWADPKLVDEVMESVLQPTVDELRRRGTPFSGLLYAGLAITSRGVRVIEFNARFGDPETQVVLARLKTPLAGVLLGSANGTLDELPPLKWRDEAAVTVVIASHNYPDTPRTGDPIEGLDEVAAQDAPHAYVLHAGTRQDGDKVVSAGGRVLSVTATAKDLAGARERAYTAAARIRLDGSQLRTDIAKKAAEA, encoded by the coding sequence GTGAAGGTCCTCGTCATCGGCGGCGGCGCCCGCGAACACGCCCTGTGCCGCTCTCTCTCCCTCGACCCCGACGTCACCGCTCTGTACTGCGCTCCCGGCAACGCCGGCATCGCAGAGGTGGCCGAACTGCACCCGGTCGACGCCCTCGACGGCGCTGCCGTCGCGCGCCTCGCCACCGAACTGGGCGCCGAGCTGGTGGTCGTCGGCCCGGAGGCACCGCTTGTCGCCGGGGTCGCCGACGCCGTGCGCGCCGCCGGCGTCCCCTGCTTCGGCCCGTCCGGAAAGGCTGCCCAGCTCGAGGGTTCCAAGGCCTTCGCCAAGGACGTGATGGCCGGAGCGGGCGTCCCGACTGCCCGCAGCTACGTCTGCACCACTCCCGCGGAGATCGACACCGCCCTCGACGCGTTCGGCGCCCCGTACGTCGTCAAGGACGACGGCCTCGCCGCCGGCAAGGGCGTCGTCGTCACCGACGACATCGAGGCGGCCCGTGCCCACGCGCTGGCCTGTGACCGCGTGGTCATCGAGGAGTTCCTCGACGGCCCCGAGGTGAGCCTCTTCGCGATCACCGACGGCACCACCGTGCTGCCGCTCCAGCCCGCCCAGGACTTCAAACGGGCCCTCGACAACGACGAGGGTCCGAACACCGGCGGCATGGGCGCGTACTCCCCGCTGCCGTGGGCCGACCCGAAGCTGGTCGACGAGGTCATGGAGTCGGTCCTCCAGCCGACCGTCGACGAGCTCCGCCGCCGCGGCACGCCGTTCTCCGGGCTGCTCTACGCGGGCCTCGCGATCACCTCGCGCGGCGTACGGGTCATCGAGTTCAACGCGCGCTTCGGCGACCCGGAGACCCAGGTGGTCCTGGCCCGTCTGAAGACCCCGCTGGCCGGCGTCCTGCTCGGCTCCGCCAACGGGACCCTGGACGAGCTGCCCCCGCTGAAGTGGCGCGACGAGGCCGCGGTCACCGTGGTCATCGCCTCCCACAACTACCCGGACACCCCGCGGACGGGCGACCCGATCGAGGGGCTCGACGAGGTCGCGGCACAGGATGCGCCGCACGCGTACGTCCTGCACGCCGGTACCCGGCAGGACGGCGACAAGGTCGTCAGCGCGGGCGGCCGTGTGCTCTCCGTGACCGCGACCGCCAAGGACCTCGCGGGTGCCCGTGAGCGTGCCTACACGGCGGCTGCCCGCATCCGGCTCGACGGCTCCCAGCTGCGGACAGACATCGCCAAGAAGGCCGCGGAGGCCTGA
- a CDS encoding N,N-dimethylformamidase beta subunit family domain-containing protein, whose protein sequence is MGAEQIRRWESGALAHAVTDPFGQGPLPWLRGSENYLDDTGQVVPWYADPTLPRGSTGGGTRTADDVRRQIKGFSSTGAAAPGEAIDFHITVDPPQQFSVDIYRIGHYGGDGAAKISTSPRLSGIVQPAPLTADRTVSCHHWWQSWRLQIPTYWSIGAYVAVLTTVDGHRSHIPFTVRDDHPADLLLVLPDITWQAYNLYPEDGVTGASLYHAWDEQGRLLGEEDAAVTVSFDRPYAGAGLPLHVGHAYDFIRWAERYGYDIAYADTRDLHAGRIDPTRYRGLVFPGHDEYWSVPMRRTAERARDNGTSLVFLSANTMYWQVSLAPSPSGVPDRLLSCRKRRGPGKPALWRELDRPEQELLGIQYAGRVPDPHPLVVRNAEHWLWDATGATEGDEIDGLVAGEADRYFPRTTLPEHDSRILLAHSPYQDSDGVTRHQETSLYRAPSGALVFASGTFAWSPALDRPGHVDPRIQRATANLLDRICKRA, encoded by the coding sequence ATGGGGGCGGAGCAGATTCGTCGTTGGGAGTCGGGTGCCCTGGCACATGCCGTCACCGATCCCTTCGGTCAGGGGCCACTTCCCTGGCTGCGCGGGAGTGAGAACTACCTCGACGACACCGGTCAGGTCGTGCCCTGGTACGCCGACCCCACCCTGCCCCGCGGCTCCACCGGCGGAGGCACCCGCACCGCCGACGACGTCCGCCGCCAGATCAAGGGATTCAGCTCCACCGGCGCCGCGGCCCCCGGCGAGGCGATCGACTTCCACATCACCGTGGACCCGCCCCAGCAGTTCTCCGTGGACATCTACCGGATCGGCCACTACGGGGGCGACGGCGCCGCGAAGATCAGCACGAGCCCGCGGCTCTCCGGCATCGTCCAGCCGGCTCCCCTCACCGCCGACCGCACGGTCTCCTGCCACCACTGGTGGCAGTCCTGGCGGCTGCAGATCCCGACGTACTGGTCGATCGGCGCGTACGTCGCCGTGCTCACCACGGTCGACGGCCACCGCTCCCACATCCCCTTCACCGTCCGCGACGACCACCCGGCCGACCTGCTGCTGGTGCTTCCGGACATCACGTGGCAGGCGTACAACCTCTATCCCGAGGACGGTGTGACCGGCGCCAGCCTCTACCACGCCTGGGACGAACAGGGCCGGCTGCTGGGGGAGGAGGACGCGGCGGTCACCGTCTCCTTCGACCGCCCTTACGCGGGCGCCGGGCTTCCGCTCCACGTCGGCCATGCCTACGACTTCATCCGCTGGGCCGAGCGCTACGGCTACGACATCGCCTACGCCGACACCCGTGACCTGCACGCGGGCCGGATCGACCCGACGCGCTACCGGGGTCTCGTCTTCCCCGGCCATGACGAGTACTGGTCGGTGCCCATGCGCCGCACCGCCGAGCGCGCCCGCGACAACGGCACGTCCCTCGTCTTCCTCTCCGCCAACACCATGTACTGGCAGGTCAGCCTCGCGCCGTCGCCCTCGGGCGTCCCCGACCGGCTGCTCAGCTGCCGCAAGCGCCGGGGCCCGGGCAAGCCCGCGCTCTGGCGCGAGCTCGACCGCCCCGAGCAGGAACTGCTCGGCATCCAGTACGCGGGCCGGGTACCCGACCCCCACCCGCTGGTCGTGCGGAACGCGGAGCACTGGCTCTGGGACGCGACCGGCGCCACCGAGGGCGATGAGATCGACGGCCTGGTCGCGGGCGAGGCCGACCGCTACTTCCCCCGCACGACGCTTCCCGAGCACGACAGCCGCATCCTGCTCGCACACTCCCCGTACCAGGACAGCGACGGGGTGACACGCCACCAGGAGACCTCCCTGTACCGGGCCCCGTCGGGTGCGCTCGTCTTCGCCTCCGGGACCTTCGCCTGGTCTCCGGCCCTGGACCGCCCCGGCCATGTGGACCCGCGGATCCAGCGGGCGACCGCCAACCTCCTCGACCGCATCTGCAAGCGCGCCTGA
- a CDS encoding phosphoribosylaminoimidazolesuccinocarboxamide synthase: MSGFVEKPEPVQVPGLTHLHTGKVRDLYRNEAGDLVMVASDRMSAYDWVLPTEIPDKGRVLTRLSLWWFDQLADLVPNHVLSTELPAGAPADWAGRTTICKSLRMVPVECVARGYLTGSGLVEYNASRTVCGLALPEGLVDGSELPAPIFTPATKAAVGDHDENVSYEEVARQVGAETAAQLRRTTLDVYSRARDIARERGIILADTKFEFGFAPTADGGEELIIADEVLTPDSSRFWPAAGWEPGRAQPSYDKQFVRDWLTSPASGWDRKSEQPPPALPQEIVDATRAKYLEAYELLTGTPWN, encoded by the coding sequence GTGTCCGGATTTGTAGAAAAGCCCGAGCCCGTGCAGGTTCCGGGGCTCACCCACCTGCACACAGGCAAGGTGCGCGACCTGTACCGGAACGAGGCGGGTGACCTCGTCATGGTCGCCAGCGACCGGATGTCCGCGTACGACTGGGTCCTGCCCACCGAGATCCCGGACAAGGGCCGCGTCCTGACCCGGCTCTCGCTGTGGTGGTTCGACCAGCTCGCCGACCTCGTGCCGAACCACGTCCTGTCCACGGAACTGCCCGCCGGAGCCCCGGCGGACTGGGCCGGCCGCACGACGATCTGCAAGTCGCTGCGGATGGTCCCGGTCGAGTGTGTCGCCCGCGGCTATCTGACCGGCTCCGGCCTGGTCGAGTACAACGCGTCCCGCACCGTCTGCGGCCTCGCCCTTCCCGAGGGCCTCGTCGACGGCTCCGAGCTGCCGGCGCCGATCTTCACCCCCGCCACCAAGGCGGCCGTCGGCGATCACGACGAGAACGTGAGCTACGAGGAAGTGGCCCGCCAGGTCGGAGCCGAGACCGCCGCGCAGCTGCGCCGCACGACCCTGGACGTATACAGCCGGGCCCGCGACATTGCCCGCGAGCGCGGGATCATCCTCGCGGACACGAAGTTCGAGTTCGGCTTCGCGCCCACCGCCGACGGCGGCGAGGAACTGATCATCGCGGACGAGGTGCTCACCCCGGACTCCTCCCGCTTCTGGCCGGCCGCTGGCTGGGAGCCGGGCCGAGCCCAGCCGTCGTACGACAAGCAGTTCGTGCGCGACTGGCTGACCTCACCGGCCTCCGGCTGGGACCGCAAGAGCGAGCAGCCGCCGCCGGCGCTGCCCCAGGAGATCGTGGACGCGACCCGCGCCAAGTACCTGGAGGCGTACGAACTGCTCACGGGCACCCCCTGGAACTAG
- a CDS encoding response regulator transcription factor, with protein MTAVRVLLADDEHLIRGALAALLALEDDLVVVAEAATGPEALAMARAHRPDVVVLDLEMPGADGVSVATSIRSELPGCRTMIVTSHGLPGHLKRALAAGVRAFVPKTVSARQLAGIIRTVHAGNRYVDPELAADAIAAGDSPLTVREAEVLELAADGAPVAEIAERASLSQGTVRNYLSAAAAKLGAENRHAAVRLARERGWV; from the coding sequence ATGACCGCGGTACGCGTACTGCTCGCCGATGACGAGCACCTGATCCGGGGCGCGCTCGCCGCCCTGCTCGCGCTTGAGGACGACCTGGTGGTGGTCGCCGAGGCCGCGACCGGCCCCGAGGCACTGGCCATGGCCCGGGCACACCGCCCCGACGTGGTGGTGCTGGATCTGGAGATGCCGGGGGCGGACGGTGTGAGCGTCGCCACATCGATACGGTCCGAACTCCCGGGTTGCAGAACCATGATCGTGACGAGTCATGGCCTCCCGGGTCATCTCAAGAGAGCCCTCGCAGCGGGCGTGCGGGCGTTCGTACCGAAGACGGTCAGCGCGCGACAACTGGCCGGCATCATCCGCACCGTGCATGCCGGAAACCGTTATGTGGACCCGGAGTTGGCGGCCGACGCCATTGCCGCCGGGGACTCGCCACTGACCGTGCGCGAGGCCGAGGTACTGGAACTGGCGGCCGACGGGGCGCCGGTCGCCGAGATCGCGGAACGGGCGTCCTTGTCACAGGGGACGGTACGCAACTACCTCTCGGCGGCGGCCGCGAAGCTCGGGGCGGAGAACCGTCATGCCGCAGTGCGTCTCGCACGCGAGCGGGGATGGGTATAG
- a CDS encoding sensor histidine kinase, whose translation MHVRGWRRSWQERSKLERIDLYSRMTISSMPWLFTLCWQLAPFKSDIRHEPLPLALGAALFLVSMAQCLLSNRNVQSSYAHYLGISVFPGRRMLAPLALLVLQVSLLATLAAVDGVAGAGLLLMGLNTPMALVITRVLLVPVRTFMIESLFLTALTTGALAAAGVRGGTLAGVAPATLFGCVLVLISVRPSAWSLSVMWQAEDARDVQARLAVAEERLRFGRDLHDVMGRNLAVIALKSELAVELAQRGRPEALDQMVEVQRIARASQQEVRDVVRGYREADLTTELAGAQGVLQAAGIKCAVTGSDGTGLPGPVQSALGWVVREAATNVLRHGDPGRCTIRLGVTADAVVLDVENDGAPAAAPEGTGSGLAGLRERLGALDGALEAGPAADGLFRLSARIPLARAESADVPYAAAGDRSRTALLEERR comes from the coding sequence ATGCACGTACGGGGATGGCGCCGCAGCTGGCAGGAGCGCAGCAAGCTGGAGCGGATCGATCTGTACTCGCGGATGACCATCTCCTCGATGCCCTGGCTCTTCACCCTGTGCTGGCAGCTGGCCCCCTTCAAGTCGGACATCCGCCATGAACCACTCCCGCTGGCACTGGGCGCGGCTCTGTTCCTGGTGAGCATGGCGCAGTGTCTGCTGAGCAACCGCAATGTGCAGTCGTCGTACGCGCACTACCTCGGTATTTCCGTCTTCCCCGGACGGCGGATGCTGGCACCACTGGCCCTGCTGGTGCTCCAGGTGAGCCTGCTGGCGACGCTGGCCGCGGTGGACGGCGTAGCCGGCGCCGGACTGCTCCTCATGGGCCTGAACACGCCCATGGCATTGGTGATCACGAGGGTGCTCCTGGTTCCGGTCCGCACGTTCATGATCGAGTCGCTCTTCCTCACCGCGTTGACCACCGGCGCACTCGCCGCGGCCGGGGTACGGGGCGGAACCTTGGCCGGCGTCGCGCCGGCCACGCTCTTCGGCTGCGTGCTGGTCCTGATCTCGGTACGTCCCAGCGCATGGAGCCTGAGCGTGATGTGGCAGGCCGAGGATGCCCGGGACGTGCAGGCCAGGCTCGCTGTGGCCGAGGAGCGGCTGCGGTTCGGGCGGGACCTGCACGACGTGATGGGCCGCAATCTCGCGGTGATCGCGCTGAAGAGCGAACTGGCGGTGGAGCTCGCGCAGCGGGGCAGGCCCGAGGCGCTGGACCAGATGGTCGAGGTGCAGCGGATAGCCCGAGCCTCGCAGCAGGAAGTCCGCGACGTCGTACGCGGGTACAGGGAAGCCGATCTGACGACAGAACTGGCCGGGGCTCAAGGGGTGTTGCAGGCAGCGGGCATCAAGTGCGCGGTGACGGGCAGCGACGGTACGGGGCTGCCCGGGCCCGTCCAGTCGGCGCTCGGCTGGGTGGTGCGTGAAGCCGCGACCAATGTCCTGCGGCACGGCGATCCGGGCCGCTGCACCATCCGTCTCGGCGTCACGGCGGACGCGGTGGTGCTGGACGTGGAGAACGACGGGGCGCCTGCGGCAGCTCCGGAGGGAACGGGTTCCGGGCTGGCCGGACTGCGCGAACGGCTCGGTGCACTCGACGGGGCGCTGGAGGCGGGTCCGGCAGCGGACGGCCTGTTCCGGCTGAGCGCGCGGATCCCGCTGGCCCGCGCGGAATCCGCTGACGTCCCGTACGCGGCTGCCGGTGACCGATCGCGTACGGCCCTTCTGGAGGAACGACGATGA
- a CDS encoding ABC transporter permease: MTTAATTTPTATVRTTTTARGRLIALGRAEMTLLARNRTAVIVALLVPSAMIMAMKSTLEQVDLGGTGLTVAAAALTGGIGTVLIQAVYMNLVAAYVARREDLVLKRLRTGEVSDGEILTGTALPSAALALTQSVLIIVTGAAFFGVTAPRRPELLLAGLLLAVVLLTVLAAVTSIVTRTVQTAQLTTLPLFLVSMMGSGLFVPLEIFPDPLASACEFLPLTGVMTLVRSGWLGVAEGADLLGAALTGLVWTALAVFAVQRWFRWDPRR; the protein is encoded by the coding sequence ATGACGACTGCGGCAACGACCACACCGACCGCGACGGTCCGGACCACGACAACGGCCCGGGGCCGGCTGATAGCTCTCGGCCGGGCCGAAATGACACTGCTCGCCCGTAACAGAACGGCCGTGATCGTCGCGCTGCTGGTGCCCTCGGCCATGATCATGGCGATGAAGTCGACGCTCGAACAGGTGGATCTAGGCGGGACCGGGCTGACGGTCGCCGCAGCCGCGCTCACCGGAGGCATCGGGACGGTACTCATCCAGGCCGTCTACATGAACCTGGTCGCCGCCTACGTGGCCCGGCGCGAGGACCTGGTCCTGAAGCGGCTCCGTACCGGCGAGGTCAGCGACGGCGAGATCCTGACCGGGACCGCGCTGCCCTCGGCCGCTCTGGCCCTGACGCAGTCCGTGCTGATCATCGTGACGGGCGCGGCCTTCTTCGGCGTCACCGCACCGCGACGGCCCGAACTGCTCCTCGCGGGGCTGCTGCTGGCTGTGGTGTTGCTGACCGTGCTGGCCGCGGTCACCTCCATAGTGACGCGCACCGTGCAGACGGCACAGCTCACCACGTTGCCGCTGTTCCTCGTCTCGATGATGGGATCGGGGCTCTTCGTCCCCCTGGAGATATTTCCCGACCCGCTCGCGTCGGCCTGCGAGTTCCTGCCGCTGACCGGCGTGATGACGCTCGTACGTTCGGGCTGGCTGGGCGTCGCCGAGGGCGCTGACCTGCTGGGGGCGGCACTGACCGGACTGGTCTGGACGGCGCTCGCGGTGTTTGCTGTGCAGCGGTGGTTCCGCTGGGATCCCCGACGCTGA